Proteins found in one Triticum urartu cultivar G1812 chromosome 4, Tu2.1, whole genome shotgun sequence genomic segment:
- the LOC125551852 gene encoding F-box protein At5g46170-like, with translation MQSRHRVFAEDLLLAQLQGEDHFDSVPDSLVLLIFNKLADARSLGRCSAVSRRFNALVPLVDDACLRIDRVIAAADADDALALPRQRGVLSGLLKTVLLAVLKPFGGHCDAGARPAGHAAAKHAPHHSPAQVLKNFSSIRNLRMELPVSDVGTDDGVLLRWKAVFGTTLQSCVILGGTRLEHASHPPSASASASGAPDEHDASQGDDDNGSIPESFYTNGGLKLRVVWTISSLIAAATRHYLLREIVKEHPTLERVELTDAHGQGTLCMERPQLKEFTDKPLAAAAAANRTQVPACNMKLRYAPMLELSDGTRIQGATLVVIKPVGEAGGIGGGRKELDEFVAGAFDGPFREAVAMLSKRRTYLLEMNGF, from the coding sequence ATGCAGTCCAGGCACCGGGTGTTCGCCGAGGACCTGCTCCTGGCGCAGCTGCAGGGGGAGGACCACTTCGACAGCGTGCCGGACTCGCTGGTGCTCCTCATCTTCAACAAGCTCGCCGACGCGCGCTCGCTCGGCCGCTGCTCCGCCGTCTCGCGCCGCTTCAACGCGCTCGTCCCGCTCGTCGACGACGCCTGCCTCCGCATCGACCGCGTcatcgccgccgccgacgccgacgACGCGCTCGCCCTCCCGCGCCAGCGCGGCGTCCTCTCCGGCCTCCTCAAGACCGTGCTCCTCGCCGTGCTCAAGCCCTTCGGCGGACACTGCGACGCCGGGGCCAGGCCCGCCGGCCACGCGGCCGCCAAGCACGCGCCGCACCACTCGCCCGCGCAGGTGCTCAAGAACTTCAGCAGCATCCGCAACCTCCGCATGGAGCTCCCAGTCTCCGACGTCGGCACCGACGACGGCGTCCTCCTCAGGTGGAAGGCCGTCTTCGGCACCACGCTCCAGAGCTGCGTCATCCTGGGCGGGACAAGGCTGGAGCACGCCTCGCACCCgccctccgcctccgcctccgcctccggggCCCCGGACGAGCACGACGCCTCTCAGGGGGACGACGACAATGGGAGCATACCCGAGTCCTTCTACACCAACGGCGGGCTGAAGCTGCGCGTGGTGTGGACCATCAGCTCGCTCATCGCCGCGGCCACCAGGCACTACCTCCTCCGCGAGATCGTCAAGGAGCACCCCACCCTGGAGCGCGTGGAGCTGACGGACGCGCACGGCCAGGGCACGCTGTGCATGGAGCGCCCGCAGCTCAAGGAGTTCACCGACaagccgctcgccgccgccgccgccgccaaccgcaCGCAGGTGCCGGCCTGCAACATGAAGCTCCGGTACGCGCCCATGCTGGAGCTGTCGGACGGGACGAGGATCCAGGGCGCGACGCTGGTGGTGATCAAGCCCGTGGGCGAGGCCGGCGGCATCGGCGGTGGGCGCAAGGAGCTGGACGAGTTCGTGGCCGGCGCCTTCGACGGGCCCTTCAGGGAGGCCGTGGCGATGCTCAGCAAGCGCCGCACCTACCTGCTAGAGATGAACGGATTCTAA
- the LOC125551853 gene encoding endoplasmic reticulum-Golgi intermediate compartment protein 3-like has protein sequence MELWSKLRSLDAYPKVNEDFYSRTLSGGLITIVSSLAILLLFFSEIRLYLYAATESKLTVDTSRGERLHINFDVTFPALPCSLVAIDTMDVSGEQHYDIRHDIMKKRIDHLGNVIESRKDGVGSPKIERPLQNHGGRLDHNEVYCGSCYGSEESDDQCCNSCEEVRDSYRKKGWALTNVESIDQCKREGFVQRLKDEQGEGCNIHGFVDVNKVAGNFHFAPGKSLDHAFNFLQDMLNFQPENYNISHKINKLSFGKEFPGVINPLDGVEWKQEQTTGLTGMYQYFVKVVPTIYTDIRGRKIHSNQFSVTEHFREAIGLPRPPPGVYFFYEFSPIQVDFTEENTSLLHFLTNICAIVGGIFTVAGIIDSFVYHGHRAIKKKMEIGKLG, from the exons ATGGAGCTGTGGAGCAAGCTGAGGAGCCTCGACGCCTACCCCAAGGTGAACGAGGACTTCTACAGCCGCACCCTCTCCGGCGGACTCATCACCATCGTCTCCTCCCTCGCtatcctcctcctcttcttctcaGAGATCC GGTTGTATCTATATGCTGCTACAGAGAGTAAGCTCACAGTTGATACCTCAAGAGGGGAAAGGTTACATATCAAT TTTGATGTTACATTCCCCGCTCTTCCCTGTTCTCTTGTTGCTATTGATACTATGGATGTCAGTGGAGAGCAACATTATGATATA AGACATGACATAATGAAGAAAAGAATTGATCATCTTGGTAATGTAATTGAATCGAGAAAAGATGGAGTTGGTTCCCCTAAG ATTGAAAGACCATTGCAGAATCATGGTGGAAGGCTTGACCACAATGAGGTTTACTGTGGGTCTTGTTATGGTTCCGAAGAG TCAGATGACCAGTGTTGTAACTCCTGTGAAGAAGTTCGTGATTCCTATCGGAAGAAAGGTTGGGCACTCACTAACGTAGAATCAATTGATCAG TGCAAGAGAGAGGGCTTCGTTCAAAGGTTAAAAGACGAACAAGGCGAAGGTTGCAACATTCATGGGTTTGTAGATGTCAATAAAGTTGCTGGAAATTTTCACTTTGCCCCAGGAAAAAGCTTGGACCATGCATTCAACTTCCTTCAAGATATGTTGAACTTCCAGCCAGAAAATTACAAT ATAAGCCACAAGATAAACAAACTGTCCTTTGGGAAAGAGTTTCCTGGTGTTATCAATCCTCTTGATGG TGTAGAGTGGAAACAGGAGCAGACAACTGGATTAACAGGGATGTACCAGTATTTTGTGAAG GTTGTTCCTACTATCTATACAGATATTAGGGGGCGAAAGATTCACTCAAATCAG TTTTCTGTGACGGAGCACTTTAGAGAAGCAATTGGCCTCCCGAGGCCCCCGCCCGGTGTATATTTCTTCTATGAATTTTCACCGATTCAG GTTGATTTTACTGAAGAGAACACATCGCTTCTTCACTTCCTGACAAACATATGTGCTATTGTTGGAG GCATATTCACCGTGGCAGGCATCATAGATTCTTTTGTGTACCATGGTCATCGTGCGATCAAGAAGAAGATGGAGATCGGAAAGCTGGGGTAA